The Pirellulimonas nuda genome includes a region encoding these proteins:
- a CDS encoding lysophospholipid acyltransferase family protein yields MLQHANGLVSLLASKLIRRWIKSLDCRAVYEDRDVDPIYGVGGPRIYVVWHENLLVPLCVRENSRASILLSRHRDADVLARVAQMFGFDCVRGSTFRGGAVALRELAEKARQRHIVITPDGPRGPRRRLAQGPIYLASTLGMPVVAIGVGYDRPWRTPTWDRFALPRPFCRARAMMSEEMIVPAGLDRDGIESYRLRVEQKLNELSDRAERWAESGKRLEGEVAIRATPAPLPQPRVGSGQGALEAAEQPPAFKVVDGRVVAGRAVA; encoded by the coding sequence ATGCTCCAACACGCCAACGGCCTCGTCAGCCTGCTTGCTAGCAAACTGATCCGTCGCTGGATCAAGTCGCTGGACTGCCGCGCGGTGTACGAAGACCGCGACGTCGACCCGATCTACGGCGTCGGCGGGCCGCGGATTTATGTCGTCTGGCACGAGAACCTGCTGGTGCCGCTGTGCGTGCGGGAGAACAGCCGGGCGTCGATCCTATTGAGCCGGCACAGGGACGCGGACGTGCTGGCGCGGGTCGCCCAGATGTTCGGCTTCGACTGCGTCCGCGGCAGCACCTTCCGGGGCGGCGCCGTGGCGCTGCGCGAGCTGGCCGAGAAGGCCCGCCAGCGGCACATCGTCATCACCCCCGACGGCCCGCGCGGCCCGCGTCGGCGGTTGGCGCAGGGGCCCATCTACCTGGCTTCAACATTGGGGATGCCGGTAGTGGCGATCGGCGTCGGCTACGACCGCCCGTGGCGGACCCCCACGTGGGACCGCTTCGCGCTGCCTCGGCCCTTCTGCCGGGCACGGGCGATGATGAGCGAAGAGATGATCGTGCCCGCTGGGCTCGACCGCGACGGGATCGAGTCGTACCGGCTGCGGGTCGAGCAGAAACTCAACGAGTTGTCCGACCGCGCAGAACGCTGGGCAGAGTCGGGCAAGCGGCTGGAGGGCGAAGTCGCCATCCGCGCGACGCCGGCGCCCTTACCACAGCCGCGCGTCGGCTCCGGGCAAGGGGCCCTAGAAGCGGCCGAGCAGCCCCCCGCGTTCAAGGTGGTTGACGGGCGGGTGGTCGCGGGGCGGGCGGTCGCGTAA
- the dapF gene encoding diaminopimelate epimerase has product MKFTKMHGAGNDYVYVDCFAQDPPPDPEGLARRLADRHTGVGGDGLILILPSERADAEMRMYNADGSYSEMCGNGIRCVAKYVYDHNLCRKPRLVIESAGKLLSLDLTIEDERVERVRVDMGEPILDAAHIPTLLPGPMVVNTPLDAGGQLFAVTAVSMGNPHCVVFVECATDELVLGVGPKIEHDPAFPNRVNVEWVEVLAPDRVRQRTWERGSGETLACGTGASAVCVAGVLTGRTDRRVMVELLGGLLELEWNEADNHVYMTGPAVEVFSGEWPA; this is encoded by the coding sequence ATGAAGTTCACCAAGATGCACGGCGCCGGCAACGACTATGTGTATGTCGATTGCTTTGCCCAAGACCCGCCACCCGACCCGGAGGGGCTTGCGCGGCGCCTCGCCGACCGGCACACCGGCGTCGGCGGCGACGGGCTCATCCTGATCTTGCCCAGTGAGCGGGCCGACGCCGAGATGCGCATGTACAACGCAGACGGCTCGTACAGCGAGATGTGCGGCAACGGCATCCGCTGCGTCGCCAAGTACGTGTACGACCACAACCTGTGCCGCAAGCCGAGGCTGGTGATCGAGTCGGCCGGCAAGCTGCTGTCGCTCGACCTGACGATCGAAGACGAGCGTGTCGAACGCGTCCGGGTCGACATGGGCGAGCCGATCCTCGACGCCGCGCACATCCCCACGCTGCTGCCGGGGCCGATGGTGGTCAACACGCCGTTGGACGCCGGTGGGCAACTGTTCGCGGTGACGGCCGTCTCGATGGGGAACCCGCACTGCGTGGTGTTTGTCGAGTGTGCGACCGACGAACTAGTGCTGGGGGTCGGGCCGAAGATCGAGCACGACCCAGCCTTCCCAAACCGCGTGAACGTTGAGTGGGTGGAGGTGCTGGCGCCCGACCGAGTGCGCCAACGCACCTGGGAACGCGGCTCCGGCGAAACCCTGGCCTGCGGCACCGGCGCCAGCGCCGTGTGCGTGGCCGGCGTGTTGACCGGCCGCACGGATCGCCGCGTGATGGTGGAACTTCTCGGCGGACTGCTGGAGCTAGAGTGGAACGAGGCCGACAATCATGTCTATATGACCGGCCCGGCGGTCGAAGTATTCAGCGGCGAGTGGCCGGCGTGA
- the dxs gene encoding 1-deoxy-D-xylulose-5-phosphate synthase, whose product MPDTETTSVRPAILPTIASPRDLDALSLVETERLAGEIRDTLCNLVSSRSAHFASNLGVVELCLALHQTFDFLSDRLIWDTGHQIYPHKLVTGRFAQFEGIRTKGGLMGYPNPVESDYDLFVTGHAGSSVATALGLASGDDLLRAHENRWTVAVIGDGAFPSGVVYEALNNAKAHGRRLLIVLNDNKMSICPRVGGVADYLDRLRISRVYNGAKTEVQRILQQIPLLGDPTERLLAQVKEAAKVGLHGGMFFEDLGLRYFGPIDGHNIGLMRKYLRMCQKSDGPILLHVVTEKGHGFQPAAEDPVTFHAPPQFRRDVDRVVEMKKGGSRTYTHAASEAIHEALGGNDRATVLTAAMCQGNKLEKLRDDFPTRFFDTGICEAHAVCFAAGQAKVGMRPIVDIYSTFLQRAFDHIFQEVSLQDLPVTFMLDRGGLAGPDGPTHHGVFDLSYMRIFPNMVVMAPGDEHDLRQMLPFALKHDHPCSVRYPKATAVTVEGERTPLELGRAEVLRHGADGAILCGGALLPECLAAADRLAEQGVAMTVVNARFVKPLDTQTILPLIRDLPLIVTVEEGALAGGFGSAVLEAAADAGVNTHHVRRLGIPDSYVEHGEREELLSGLGLDAAGVTRTCQELSSRTVPV is encoded by the coding sequence ATGCCCGACACCGAAACCACCAGCGTCCGGCCAGCGATCTTGCCGACGATCGCATCGCCGCGCGACCTCGACGCGCTCTCCTTGGTTGAGACCGAGCGGCTGGCGGGCGAGATCCGCGACACGCTCTGCAACCTGGTGAGCAGCCGCAGCGCGCACTTTGCGTCGAACCTGGGGGTGGTTGAGCTGTGCCTGGCGCTGCACCAGACGTTCGACTTCCTCTCGGACCGGCTGATCTGGGACACGGGACACCAGATCTATCCGCACAAGCTGGTGACCGGTCGCTTCGCGCAGTTCGAGGGCATCCGCACCAAGGGGGGCCTGATGGGCTACCCCAACCCCGTCGAGAGCGACTACGACTTGTTCGTCACCGGGCACGCCGGCTCGAGTGTGGCGACGGCGTTGGGGCTCGCCAGCGGCGATGATCTTTTGCGCGCCCACGAGAACCGCTGGACCGTGGCGGTGATCGGCGACGGCGCCTTCCCCAGCGGCGTGGTGTACGAGGCGCTCAACAACGCCAAGGCGCACGGCCGCCGGCTGCTGATCGTGCTAAACGACAACAAGATGTCGATCTGCCCCCGCGTCGGCGGCGTTGCCGACTACCTCGACCGGCTGCGGATCAGCCGCGTCTACAACGGCGCCAAGACCGAGGTGCAACGCATCCTCCAGCAGATCCCGCTGCTGGGCGACCCCACCGAGCGGCTGCTGGCCCAGGTGAAGGAAGCCGCCAAGGTAGGCCTGCACGGCGGCATGTTCTTCGAGGACCTCGGGCTGCGGTACTTCGGCCCCATTGACGGCCACAACATCGGCCTGATGCGCAAGTACCTGCGGATGTGCCAGAAGAGTGACGGGCCGATCTTGCTGCACGTGGTCACCGAGAAGGGGCACGGCTTCCAACCCGCGGCCGAGGACCCCGTCACCTTCCACGCCCCGCCGCAGTTCCGGCGGGACGTCGACCGCGTGGTCGAGATGAAGAAGGGGGGCTCACGCACCTACACCCACGCCGCCAGCGAAGCCATCCACGAGGCGCTCGGCGGCAACGACCGCGCCACGGTGCTCACCGCCGCCATGTGCCAGGGGAACAAGCTGGAGAAGCTGCGAGACGACTTCCCCACCCGCTTCTTCGACACCGGCATCTGCGAGGCGCACGCGGTCTGCTTCGCCGCGGGGCAGGCAAAGGTCGGCATGCGGCCGATCGTCGACATCTACAGCACGTTCTTGCAGCGGGCGTTTGACCACATCTTCCAAGAGGTGTCGCTGCAGGACCTGCCGGTAACGTTCATGCTCGACCGCGGCGGCCTGGCCGGCCCCGACGGCCCCACGCACCACGGCGTGTTCGACCTCAGTTACATGAGGATCTTCCCCAACATGGTGGTGATGGCGCCGGGCGACGAGCACGACCTGCGGCAGATGCTCCCCTTCGCTCTGAAGCACGACCACCCCTGCTCCGTCCGCTACCCGAAGGCGACCGCGGTAACCGTCGAAGGCGAGCGCACGCCGCTCGAGCTAGGCCGCGCCGAAGTCCTCCGCCACGGCGCCGACGGCGCCATCCTCTGCGGCGGCGCGCTGCTGCCCGAGTGCCTGGCCGCGGCCGACCGGCTCGCCGAGCAGGGGGTCGCGATGACGGTCGTGAACGCCCGCTTCGTGAAGCCGCTCGACACCCAAACCATCCTGCCCCTAATCCGCGACCTGCCGCTGATCGTCACGGTCGAAGAAGGCGCCCTAGCCGGCGGCTTCGGCAGCGCGGTACTCGAAGCCGCCGCCGACGCGGGGGTGAACACGCACCACGTCCGCCGGCTGGGGATCCCCGACAGCTATGTCGAGCACGGCGAGCGTGAAGAGCTGCTGAGCGGCTTGGGGCTCGATGCGGCGGGGGTCACGCGGACGTGCCAGGAGCTCTCCTCGCGCACCGTACCTGTGTGA
- the xseA gene encoding exodeoxyribonuclease VII large subunit, with translation MSQLSSPRTAPPDAAKPLTVSQFSAQLKGLVEGAFPSVWVAGEVSNFSRPQSGHCYFTLKDEHAQLRAVMWRGSQAKLKFDLRDGVEIVCRGSVDVYAPRGSYQLVVSDAQPMGLGALELALRQLQEKLGREGLFDAERKRPLPKFPRRIGFVTSPTGAAIRDFLQVLERRWRGAQVLVIPCRVQGDGAAKEIAAGIELAQRIVPTLDVLVVGRGGGSVEDLWCFNEEVVVRALAVCEIPTVSAVGHEIDVTLSDLAADVRALTPTEAAERVVPSAEELRDRLGHHGQRLAGALRRKLELSASRLEGLKKRRPLARPHAWLEDLARGLDDCDRAAQQAVRRIADARSQRARALAGKLDSLSPLGVLGRGYSLTMDAGSGAVLRSVKQVEAGQKISTRLVDGVVQSVVG, from the coding sequence ATGTCCCAGCTATCCTCTCCCCGAACGGCGCCCCCCGACGCCGCGAAGCCCCTCACCGTTTCGCAGTTCTCTGCCCAGCTCAAGGGGCTGGTCGAGGGGGCTTTTCCCAGCGTGTGGGTGGCCGGCGAGGTGTCTAACTTCTCCCGCCCGCAGTCGGGGCACTGCTACTTCACGCTCAAGGACGAGCACGCCCAATTGCGCGCGGTGATGTGGCGCGGCTCGCAGGCCAAGCTGAAGTTCGACCTGCGCGACGGCGTAGAGATCGTCTGCCGCGGCTCGGTCGACGTTTACGCCCCCCGCGGCAGCTACCAACTGGTGGTGAGCGACGCACAGCCGATGGGGCTGGGCGCCCTCGAGCTGGCGCTGCGTCAACTGCAAGAGAAGCTGGGCCGTGAGGGGCTGTTCGACGCCGAACGCAAACGCCCGCTGCCCAAGTTCCCCCGGCGGATCGGCTTCGTCACCAGCCCCACCGGCGCCGCGATCCGCGACTTCTTGCAGGTGCTGGAGCGGCGCTGGCGTGGCGCCCAAGTGTTGGTGATCCCGTGCCGGGTGCAAGGAGACGGCGCCGCCAAGGAGATCGCCGCCGGCATCGAGCTGGCCCAGCGGATCGTGCCGACGCTCGACGTGCTGGTCGTCGGCCGCGGCGGGGGCAGCGTCGAAGACCTGTGGTGCTTCAACGAAGAAGTAGTGGTCCGCGCGCTGGCCGTGTGCGAGATCCCGACGGTTTCTGCGGTCGGCCACGAGATCGACGTCACCCTCTCCGACCTCGCGGCGGACGTCCGCGCGCTCACCCCCACCGAGGCGGCCGAGCGCGTGGTCCCCTCGGCCGAAGAGCTGCGCGACCGCCTCGGCCACCACGGCCAGCGGCTGGCCGGCGCGTTGCGGCGGAAGCTAGAGCTGTCGGCGTCGCGCCTGGAAGGCTTGAAGAAACGCCGCCCGCTGGCCCGCCCCCACGCCTGGCTAGAAGACCTGGCCCGCGGCCTCGACGACTGCGACCGCGCCGCGCAACAAGCGGTGCGCCGCATTGCCGACGCCCGCTCGCAACGCGCCCGCGCGCTGGCCGGCAAGCTCGACTCGCTCAGCCCCCTGGGCGTGCTGGGCCGCGGCTACTCGCTAACGATGGACGCCGGCAGCGGCGCGGTGCTGCGGTCGGTAAAGCAGGTCGAAGCGGGGCAGAAGATCAGCACGCGGTTGGTGGATGGGGTGGTCCAGAGCGTGGTGGGTTGA
- a CDS encoding polyprenyl synthetase family protein: MTQLDITAESHTGRLSDDLHAIHVALDQSLRFGAGAPPRLAEAMRYAVLGPGKRLRPRLVLMAAEAVGGDPGVAMPAACAVEMIHAYSLVHDDLPAMDDDDLRRGRPTCHRAFDEATAVLVGDALQARAFELLATQIKPPAIAARCCAELARAAGAEQLVGGQADDLQGAAGGATIERLRAIHARKTGAMFVVSLRLGALIGGADDDQLAAVTEYGQQVGLAFQITDDLLDVSGAVEKVGKRLGKDADGGKLTYPVVLGAGPEGIAECRRRAEGAISAGCEAAQSLGPAAAPMLELAKSMLARDH, from the coding sequence TTGACTCAGCTCGACATCACCGCTGAAAGCCACACCGGTCGGCTTTCGGACGATCTGCACGCGATCCATGTTGCGCTCGACCAGTCGCTGCGGTTTGGCGCTGGGGCGCCCCCCCGGCTCGCCGAGGCGATGCGATACGCGGTGCTCGGCCCCGGCAAGCGGCTGCGGCCCCGATTGGTGTTGATGGCCGCCGAGGCGGTGGGCGGCGACCCCGGCGTGGCGATGCCCGCTGCCTGCGCGGTAGAGATGATCCACGCCTACAGCCTGGTGCACGACGACCTCCCCGCGATGGACGACGACGACTTACGCCGCGGCCGGCCGACCTGCCACCGCGCGTTCGACGAGGCGACCGCCGTGCTAGTGGGAGACGCGCTGCAGGCCCGGGCGTTCGAGCTGCTAGCGACGCAGATTAAGCCGCCCGCGATCGCCGCGCGGTGCTGTGCAGAACTAGCCCGCGCCGCAGGCGCGGAACAACTGGTCGGCGGCCAGGCGGACGACCTGCAAGGCGCTGCCGGCGGGGCGACCATCGAGCGGCTGCGGGCCATCCATGCCCGCAAGACCGGCGCGATGTTTGTGGTTTCGCTCCGCTTGGGCGCGCTGATCGGCGGCGCGGACGACGATCAGCTCGCCGCGGTAACCGAGTACGGTCAGCAAGTGGGCCTAGCGTTCCAGATCACCGACGACCTACTGGACGTCTCCGGCGCCGTGGAGAAGGTCGGCAAGCGGCTCGGCAAGGACGCAGACGGGGGCAAACTGACCTACCCGGTGGTGCTGGGCGCCGGCCCCGAGGGGATCGCCGAGTGCCGCCGCCGCGCCGAGGGGGCTATTTCGGCCGGCTGCGAGGCGGCCCAGTCGCTTGGCCCCGCCGCGGCGCCAATGTTGGAGTTGGCAAAGTCGATGCTCGCAAGGGATCATTAA
- a CDS encoding transposase: MTPPRQHLEPTRTTWHITFGTYGTRLHGAAAPTVDRNHNQLGSPLLDPCDWRWEADRKRMNFEPRYLTSEQRVLIEASLPDICERGGWSYRTAAAQQDHVHLLVDVETAVHGEKVRRLVKRWLTQSLNPRWPLPKGAVWWAEQGSNIAVKEEAYLNRAYRYVLRQRATAAPDEA; this comes from the coding sequence ATGACTCCCCCTAGGCAGCATCTAGAACCCACGCGCACCACGTGGCACATCACGTTCGGTACGTATGGAACACGTCTGCACGGCGCAGCCGCGCCGACCGTTGATCGCAACCACAACCAGCTCGGCTCGCCGCTGCTCGATCCGTGCGATTGGCGATGGGAAGCGGATCGCAAGCGGATGAACTTCGAGCCGCGTTACCTGACATCAGAACAGCGAGTTCTGATCGAAGCTTCGCTTCCAGATATCTGCGAGCGTGGCGGTTGGTCGTACCGCACCGCCGCGGCTCAACAGGACCACGTTCACCTGCTGGTCGATGTTGAGACCGCGGTGCATGGTGAGAAAGTTCGGCGATTGGTGAAGCGTTGGCTAACGCAATCCCTCAATCCCCGCTGGCCGCTTCCCAAGGGAGCTGTCTGGTGGGCGGAGCAGGGGTCGAATATCGCGGTGAAGGAGGAGGCGTACCTGAATCGTGCGTACAGATATGTTCTGCGGCAGCGTGCGACGGCTGCTCCGGATGAGGCGTAG
- a CDS encoding AsmA family protein → MINSCWFLFRWSIAVVIVAALGLGGYLFFRLDDEIRRLAEHSLAEHYPTLAVHVGGARYVPGRGVTLYDISFAERGATGQIEPLLSIAELGVQGDFRIESVVTQSARIERVIASRPVLHATRTATGRWSVQRLLPPPKGNGEPAPLEVHDAVLIVSDPASGRAPLVVRGVQLTVAPLAAAPGAPGRTYQISGGVEGTIARRLVFEGQAGADGSLDLHVEAKELELSNEMLDALPGLPKTQLGGAQVKGLADVTLDVRRASAQAPLDWRCGFELREGQLAHPMLPRRMSDIAARGSCDARSLQIEDLTAKLGVSDIRLALNRTGWDAAAPAAIAASVTGLPLDTRLYGALPTAMRATWDRFRPAGTVDASGTATLRGGEFDPNVRISSRDLSFEDSEEFPYRLTGGEGEMNVTRSHEGDGVDMRIDLRAKGDGGAVEVHGELRDLDGEPTDQPTGWLELRAPAMQITESLLAALNDQAEPAIRMLNPRGSIAAVWRMERSNPHSSEADTALDLTLVDCQFLFEKFKYPLSRVQGTVHQRNERWGFDNLFCDLGPGQTLTAAGSRTRGPDGDTLRMTLRGVSAPLDETLRAALPAAAQQAWVELRPRGTIDFIADIEHLVGDKGVDLTITATPHERSVAIEPACFPFRLEQLDGTFVYSDGHVQATGMRGLHGRTTVQSNALWSPAPGRGWRLVIDKLFVDRLTTDRDLLQAAPPELRRALERLKPTGGATLSDGAMVIDHSGIEGASPRSLWQVNLNCLQAELDIGVPLTGVSGTIKLEGEKDATKSFTKGVLELDSAFFQGFQVTNIRGPFWADQQVSVLGQGVSAKDGRPARQIEANLYGGDVKLDARVLHSARPNYYAQVAFSKVDLGRLARESLKTAGEGAGTAEGRLDLRGEGTSLHGLAGQGEVHVRDAQYFELPVVVSLLKVLRNRAPDTSAFYGCDAVFDLKGEDVQFSRLNLLGDAVSLYGRGRVNLDHEIDLLFHSVVGPAEATIPVLRNLMGRAGEQLLQLKVTGTFEEPEVRREAFPVVGDMLQQLQQGLTPTTAAAGGAATTRK, encoded by the coding sequence TTGATCAATTCCTGCTGGTTCTTGTTCCGCTGGTCGATCGCGGTCGTGATCGTTGCTGCGCTGGGGCTGGGGGGCTACCTCTTCTTCCGGCTCGACGACGAGATCCGCCGGCTGGCCGAGCACTCGCTGGCCGAACACTACCCGACGCTCGCCGTGCACGTCGGGGGCGCCCGCTACGTGCCGGGGCGCGGGGTGACGCTGTACGACATCTCGTTCGCGGAGCGGGGCGCCACGGGGCAGATCGAGCCGCTGCTGAGCATCGCAGAGCTCGGCGTGCAGGGCGACTTCCGCATCGAGTCGGTCGTGACGCAGAGCGCCCGCATCGAACGCGTGATCGCCAGCCGCCCCGTGCTGCACGCCACGCGGACCGCGACGGGCCGGTGGAGCGTCCAGCGGCTGCTGCCTCCCCCCAAGGGGAACGGCGAGCCGGCGCCGCTGGAGGTGCACGACGCCGTGCTGATTGTCTCCGACCCCGCGTCGGGACGCGCCCCGCTGGTGGTGCGCGGGGTGCAGCTCACGGTGGCGCCGCTGGCCGCGGCGCCCGGCGCCCCGGGGCGTACGTATCAGATCTCGGGCGGGGTCGAGGGGACCATCGCACGCCGGCTGGTGTTCGAGGGCCAGGCGGGCGCCGACGGTTCGCTCGACCTGCACGTCGAGGCCAAAGAGCTCGAGCTCTCCAACGAGATGCTCGACGCGCTGCCCGGGCTGCCGAAGACGCAGCTCGGCGGCGCCCAGGTCAAGGGGCTCGCGGACGTCACGCTCGACGTCCGCCGCGCAAGCGCCCAGGCGCCGCTCGACTGGCGGTGCGGGTTCGAGCTCCGCGAAGGGCAGCTCGCGCACCCGATGCTGCCGCGACGGATGTCGGACATCGCGGCCCGCGGCAGTTGCGACGCCCGCTCGCTGCAGATCGAAGACCTCACCGCCAAGCTGGGGGTATCCGACATCCGGCTCGCCCTGAACCGCACCGGCTGGGACGCCGCGGCGCCGGCGGCGATCGCCGCGTCGGTGACGGGCCTGCCGCTCGACACCCGGCTGTACGGCGCGCTCCCCACGGCGATGCGCGCCACGTGGGACCGCTTCCGCCCCGCGGGGACGGTCGACGCGTCGGGGACCGCCACGCTGCGTGGCGGGGAGTTCGACCCCAACGTGCGGATCTCTAGCCGCGACCTGTCGTTTGAAGACTCCGAGGAGTTCCCCTACCGCCTCACCGGCGGCGAGGGAGAGATGAACGTCACCCGATCGCACGAGGGAGACGGGGTCGACATGCGGATCGACCTCCGCGCCAAGGGCGACGGCGGCGCCGTAGAAGTGCACGGCGAGCTGCGCGACCTAGACGGCGAGCCCACCGACCAGCCGACCGGCTGGCTGGAGCTGCGCGCCCCCGCGATGCAGATCACCGAGTCGCTGCTGGCGGCGCTCAACGACCAAGCGGAGCCCGCCATCCGCATGCTCAACCCGCGCGGTTCGATCGCCGCGGTGTGGCGGATGGAACGGAGCAACCCCCACAGCTCCGAGGCCGACACCGCGCTCGACCTGACGCTGGTCGACTGCCAGTTCTTGTTTGAGAAGTTCAAGTACCCGCTGAGCCGCGTGCAGGGGACGGTCCATCAACGCAACGAGCGTTGGGGGTTCGACAACCTGTTCTGCGACCTCGGCCCGGGGCAGACGCTCACGGCGGCCGGGTCGCGGACGCGCGGGCCGGACGGCGACACCCTGCGGATGACCCTCCGCGGCGTCTCGGCGCCGCTGGACGAGACGCTGCGCGCCGCGCTCCCCGCGGCGGCGCAGCAGGCGTGGGTCGAGCTGCGGCCGCGGGGCACGATCGACTTCATCGCAGACATCGAGCACCTGGTGGGGGACAAGGGGGTCGACCTCACCATCACCGCCACGCCGCACGAACGCTCCGTCGCGATCGAGCCGGCCTGCTTCCCGTTCCGCCTAGAGCAGCTCGACGGCACGTTCGTCTACTCCGACGGCCACGTGCAGGCCACCGGCATGCGCGGGCTGCACGGACGCACCACCGTCCAGTCCAACGCCCTGTGGAGCCCCGCGCCGGGCCGCGGTTGGCGGCTGGTGATCGACAAGCTGTTCGTCGACCGGCTCACCACCGACCGCGACCTGCTGCAGGCGGCGCCCCCCGAGCTGCGCCGCGCGCTGGAGCGCCTGAAGCCCACCGGCGGCGCCACGCTCAGCGACGGCGCGATGGTGATCGACCACTCGGGGATCGAGGGCGCCAGCCCGCGGTCGCTTTGGCAAGTGAACCTCAACTGCCTGCAGGCCGAGCTGGACATCGGGGTTCCGCTTACCGGCGTGTCTGGCACGATCAAGCTGGAGGGGGAGAAAGACGCAACCAAGAGCTTCACGAAGGGGGTGCTGGAACTCGACTCGGCGTTCTTCCAAGGGTTCCAAGTCACCAACATCCGCGGCCCGTTCTGGGCCGACCAGCAGGTGAGCGTCCTAGGCCAAGGCGTGAGCGCCAAGGACGGACGCCCCGCGCGGCAGATCGAGGCGAACCTGTACGGCGGCGACGTGAAGCTCGACGCCCGCGTGCTGCACAGCGCCCGCCCCAACTACTACGCGCAGGTAGCGTTCTCGAAGGTCGACCTGGGGCGGCTGGCGCGCGAATCGCTCAAGACCGCCGGCGAGGGCGCCGGCACCGCCGAGGGGCGGCTCGACCTGCGCGGCGAGGGGACCAGCCTGCACGGCCTCGCCGGCCAGGGCGAGGTGCACGTCCGCGACGCGCAGTACTTCGAGCTGCCGGTGGTGGTGTCGCTGCTCAAGGTGCTGCGCAACCGCGCGCCCGACACCAGCGCGTTCTACGGCTGCGACGCCGTGTTCGACCTCAAGGGAGAAGACGTCCAGTTCTCCCGCCTAAACCTGCTGGGCGACGCCGTGAGCCTGTACGGCCGCGGGCGCGTCAACCTGGACCACGAAATTGACCTACTATTTCATAGCGTGGTCGGCCCGGCCGAGGCCACGATCCCCGTGCTCCGCAACCTGATGGGGCGCGCGGGGGAGCAGCTCTTGCAGCTCAAGGTGACCGGAACGTTTGAAGAGCCCGAGGTGCGCCGCGAGGCGTTCCCGGTGGTGGGCGACATGCTGCAGCAGTTGCAGCAGGGGCTGACGCCCACCACCGCAGCGGCGGGGGGGGCAGCGACGACTCGAAAGTAG
- the xseB gene encoding exodeoxyribonuclease VII small subunit yields the protein MPKKKPAADTDAPSFEESLAELEQVVADLESGELGLDQSLERYETGVARLRQCHARLEAAQRKIELLTGVDAQGNAVTRPLDDDAGGSLEEKGAARGKRRSTKPSAPSGGAGVDDHGSLF from the coding sequence ATGCCCAAGAAAAAACCCGCCGCCGATACCGACGCCCCCTCTTTTGAGGAGTCGCTGGCCGAGCTTGAACAGGTGGTCGCAGACCTGGAATCGGGCGAGCTGGGCCTCGACCAGTCGCTGGAACGCTACGAAACCGGCGTCGCACGATTGCGGCAGTGCCACGCCCGGCTCGAGGCGGCGCAGCGGAAGATCGAGCTGCTGACTGGCGTAGACGCCCAGGGCAATGCGGTCACCCGTCCGTTGGACGACGACGCCGGGGGATCCCTGGAAGAGAAGGGCGCCGCCCGTGGCAAGCGGCGTTCGACCAAACCGTCCGCCCCATCGGGGGGCGCCGGCGTGGACGATCACGGGTCGCTCTTCTAG
- a CDS encoding NAD(+)/NADH kinase, with the protein MPRPRTVLISDGSRPAIAQRVAELRPTIAKHVELVGDHTDLDAPLPDDIDAELAVVLGGDGSMLRSAVLMGYRQIPVLGVNLGRLGFLADLRPENLDKALPEVCAGGHCVVDHLMFECDLRFKDGREEKRLGLNEVVIHNGPLMRMIEVELYVDGQLATTYSCDGLIVSSPVGSTAHSLSAGGPILRTDLQAFVISPISPHTLTNRPVVDSAERVYELACPSSEGAAVVVDGRVLATLAPGDRVRISRSAAVFRSVQVSGQHYYRTLREKLGWGGRLTARE; encoded by the coding sequence ATGCCACGCCCACGCACGGTCTTAATCTCCGACGGCTCACGCCCCGCTATCGCCCAGCGCGTGGCGGAGCTGCGTCCCACGATCGCCAAGCACGTCGAGCTGGTCGGCGACCATACCGACCTCGACGCCCCTCTGCCGGACGACATCGACGCAGAGCTGGCGGTGGTGCTGGGGGGCGATGGCTCGATGCTCCGCTCCGCGGTGCTGATGGGCTACCGGCAGATCCCCGTGCTGGGGGTCAACCTCGGCAGGCTCGGGTTCCTGGCCGACCTGCGGCCAGAGAACCTCGATAAGGCGCTCCCCGAGGTCTGCGCGGGGGGGCACTGCGTGGTCGATCACTTGATGTTCGAGTGCGACCTGCGCTTCAAGGATGGCCGCGAGGAGAAACGGCTGGGCCTGAACGAGGTGGTCATCCACAACGGGCCGCTGATGCGGATGATCGAGGTAGAGCTGTACGTTGATGGGCAGCTCGCCACCACGTATAGCTGCGACGGGCTGATCGTTAGCTCGCCGGTCGGGTCGACCGCGCACAGCCTGTCGGCCGGGGGGCCCATCTTGCGGACCGACTTGCAGGCGTTTGTGATCTCGCCCATCAGCCCCCACACGCTCACCAACCGCCCGGTGGTCGACTCGGCCGAGCGCGTGTACGAGCTCGCCTGCCCCAGCAGTGAGGGCGCCGCAGTGGTGGTCGACGGCCGGGTGCTAGCGACGCTGGCGCCGGGCGACCGCGTGCGGATCAGCCGCAGCGCGGCCGTGTTCCGCAGCGTGCAAGTAAGCGGGCAGCACTACTACCGCACGCTCCGCGAGAAGCTGGGCTGGGGCGGCCGACTGACCGCCCGCGAGTAG